The genomic segment CGCCGTCCCGCACCCCATATCTCCAGCTCGTAGTCGCCTTTGGCCTCACCCCGCACGCGCAGGAGCCCCGCTCGCTCGGAAACGGCGAGCCGGCGCACCACTTGCCGGTGGCTGCGATCGAGAGCGTCCGCGACGCGAAGGAAGCCCGCCAGGACACGCACCGTGCGGCGCGAGTCACGGGGCAGGGCGGCGAAAGCGGCGTGCTTGCGCCGGGGCTCGCCGCGGCGGTGATAACGAGCCACGTTGGCCACCACCTCAATCTCGGCGGGATGGAAGCCGCGCAAGTCGCCGTTCTTTATGAGGTAGTAGGTGTGCTTGTGGTGGCCCGGATAGGAGATGTGGTGCCCGATGTCGTGGAGGAGGGCGGCGTACTCGAGCAGCGCGCGATCGCCGTCGCTGAGGCCGTGACGATCACGGGTCTGGTCGAAAAGGCTGGTGGCAAGGGTGGCCACGTGGCGGGCGTGGGGCTCGTCGTAGAGGCAGCGCTCCGCGAGGGCGATCACGCTTCGGCGCCGCACATCCGGGTATGCCTCGGCACGGGCGAGCGACCGCGGGTGGCGTTGGATGTAGTCGATCAGGATGCCTTCCCGAAGCGCCCACTCGCAGAGCACCAACTCCTCGATCCCCAGCAGATCCAGGATGGTGTCCAGAATCACGGCCCCCGCGGGGATCACGTCCGCGCGCAGCTCGTCCATTCCCGGCATCCGCAAGCGCTCTTTGAAATCCGCCGCCACCAGCCGTTGGCGAAGGGCGTGCAGGGTGTTTGCCTTGACGCTCAGGTGATGGAGGGTCTCGGCTGGACGACCCGTCTCCATCTGATGGGCCATTGCCCCCAGGGCCAGGATCGTGCCCGAGGTGCCGATCGCGACCTCGACGTTCGTCCCACGCACCCGCTCCACGTCGGGCTCCACCGCCTCACGCACGTGCCGCGCCAGGCGCTCCTCGCTCTTCTTGGTCAGGGGATCGGACTTCACGAACTGCTCGGCCATGCGGAGCACACCCAACTTCTTGGACGCGGCCCATTCGAGCTGGCTACCCTTACCCAGGGCCAACTCAACGCTTCCCCCACCGATGTCCAACACCAGTGCCCGTTTGCCTTCCAGGTGGATGCTGTGGAGGGCAGCCAGGTAAACCAGGCGGGCCTCCGCCTCTCCCGTTATCGCCCTCGGCCAGACCCCGATCTCGCGTCCGACGCGGTCCAGGAAGTCCTCCCCGTTGCGGGCTTCGCGGATGGCGGAGGTCGCCACCGCGATGATCTTCTCGGCCCCTTGGGTCTCGGCCAGGCGGGCGTATTTCTTGAGCACGTCCAGGCCACGGCTGATGGCGACGGCGGGGAGCCGCCCACGGGAGAGGGTGAAGGCGCCCAGGCGGACCATCTCCTTCTCGCCTGCCACGACCCGGAAACCCCCGGAGGCGGTCACTTCCACGATGACCATGTGGATGGAGTTGCTCCCGAGATCGATGGCAGCGATGCGCACGGCGGTCGGTTCATTGTAGCCGCGACCACCGGCGACGGGGGGCACGCGAACGCGATAAAGACCCACGATCGCAGGCTAGCCACTGACCGGGAAGACGGGATGATCAAGCCATGACGATCTCGTGACGACGCGCCCCGCTGGTGACTTTGGAAGGCAAGGCGGGGTCGGTCGCGTGCACTGCTCGCAGGGCACGAGGCCAGAGGTCGCGATTCTGCGCCGTCTCTACTCGAGCAGCCTTCCCCTGGTCCCGTCACCCAGACGTCATTCCGGCGGTGCGCCGGCGTCATGAAGGCGGGGTAGCCTTGTCAAGGATGGGGGTGTCTCAGCGGCGCATGCCCGACCTGCAGAGCGGAACCTGGCTCGGATGGAGGGTATTCGAGGCCGTCTCCCGCAACAGCTTGATCTACAACCAATGCTGGGAAGACCCGGCGGTGGACCGCCAAGCGTTGACCCTGACCCCCGCCGATCGTGTCCTGGTCATCACGAGCGCCGGCTGCAATGCCCTCGACTATGCCCTCCTGGGAGCGCGGGTTCTGGCCGTGGATCAGAACCCTCGCCAGAACTACCTGCTAGAGCTGAAACGAGCGGGGATTCGAGCCCTTGACTTCGAATCGTTCTTTGCCCTCTTCGGGCAGGGCGGCTGCGGCCGCGCCCGCCAGATCTACTCCGCTCTTCGCCCGGCCCTCTCCGAGCCGGCGCGTGGTTTCTGGGACCGCGAGGTACGGCTGTTCGAGCCGGCGCGCGCGCGGGGCCAGAGCTTCTATTACGGTGGTACCTCCGGCTTGGTCGCGCTTGCCGTCCAGTGGTACGTCGAGCACGTGGCCAAGGTCTGGGAAATCGTGGAGCGGATATTGGCCGCGGCAACGATCGAACACCAGGTCGGCATCTACAGGAGTGAGCTGCGCCATCGACTGTTCGGCGCGCACCTGCTCCGCTTGCTGGGAAGCTCGACCGTGCTCGCCCTCCTGGGGGTGCCGGCTCCCCAGCGCCGGATGGTCCACGCCGGCTCCGGCGGCTTTGCCGGATTCATCCACAGCTGCCTCGACCATGTGATGTCGGTCTCGCTGTTGCGCCAGAACTACTTCTATAGCGTGTACCTAAACGGCCGCTACACGCGCGAGAGCTGCCCGGAGTACCTGAAGGAAGCGAACTTCGCGCGGCTCAAGGCCGGTCTCGTGGATCGCATCGAGACGTTCACGGGCACAGTCACCCAATGCCTCGCCCGCCAAGAGGAGCCGGTGACGGCGTTCGTCCTCTTGGATCACATGGACTGGATGGCTCCCCAGCCGCGGCTCCTCGAAGAGGAGTGGGCGCGGATTTTCGCCATTGCTGCTCCCGGGGCGCGGGTCATCTTCCGCAGCGGCGGCCCCGACGCCCGCTTCCTGCCGGCTTCCATACTCCGGCGGCTGGCCTTCGCGCGCGAGCGGGCGGCGGCTTTGCACCGCCAGGACCGGGTGGGCACCTACGGATCGTTCCACATCGCGAGCTTCGCCAATGTCTGACGCGTCCACCTTGGACCGGCTCGGGCTGGAGGCGCTCGATCGCTTCTATCGGCGCCAGGCCGGGATCTACGACTGGACGCGGCCGTTCATCCTGTTCGGACGGCGCGAAATCGTGGCCGGCTTGGCGGCGGGTCCGGGGAACCGCGCCCTCGACGTGGGCTGCGGCACGGGCTGGAACCTGGGCTCCCTGGCTCGCACGGGAGCGGAGGTCGTGGGGATCGAGTGCTCGCCGGCCATGCTCCAACGAGCGGGACAGCGGGTCGCGCGCCTTGGTAGGAAGTTCCGCGTGAGTCTCGACCCACGACCCTACGGCACACGCGCCGACTATCGGGATCAGGCCGACCGCATCCTCTTCTCTTACTCACTGAGCATGATGCCGCCGTACCTGGAGATTCTTGCCAACGCACGCGCTGACCTGCGGGCGGGCGGGCGGATTGGGGTAGTGGACTTCCTGGACGCGTTGCCTCCCGTGGCCCAAGCGCTCGCGCGCAGCCACGTGGCCCTGGGCCGGGAGCGGCTAGACGAACTCCGCCGGCTCTTCCCGAACCATTTCCTCAAGATCTGCGGTACCGGGCTTTGGCGCTACTTCCTTTTCTGGGGTGAGGCCGGCTAGACCTACCCTCAGGCGCCCCGCCTAGCTGCCTGGCCGGTTAGTAGCATCTCTGCATGACCCGCGCGGTGATCTGCGACGGGGCAGGTGGGTTCTCGCCCAGGCCAAGAGTGTGCAACATCTCGTGGATGACGAAAGCATCGGCGTCCGATGCATTCCGCCCCGCCCGGTCGGCGAAATGAGACACGCAGACGTACACGATCCGGCCTCCCGGCGTGGTGGCTCCGAGAATCGTCCCTGCCGAGCAGAGGTTTTGGCTGGACCCGTCATAGAAGAGCAAACGGCCGAGATAAACCTGGGCCGTCTCGCCAAGCGTGTCGAGGGAGGCCTGGAGCGGCTTGCCGGAGGCGTCGACGAAGTCTGAAAGCACCTTCTGGCATGAGGTGGCGGCCAGGCGCCGGCTCGCATCAAGAACAGCCCGCTCGACCGCCCCGCGAGCGAGGCCGCGAATGCGAACGTTGGCCCCGTGGCGGCCCGCGGCCGTTGCTTCCGCCGGGTATCGCCTGAGGGACGAGCCCTCCCTGGGGTCGGAGCCGTGGGTCGAAGATGGGGCCAGAGCCATGAAGACCGCGGCGAGCAGGCTCGAAGCGATGGACCCCGGGTACATGGTCGACTCCTTCTCCTGAAACGGCGCGGCCAGGCCCGCCGGGCGATGGCTTCATGCGCCATCCTTAACATCGGAGCGGGCGACGGGAAAGTCCTAGGAGATGTCTAGCGAGTTTCTAGGGTTTTCGTGGCCGGGCATGGATTCGCCAGAAGCTAGGGTTTTTCTAGGTGCCCGGCATGCCGGAACAAATTCAGAGATGGGTTCGTCCCTTCGGTTGGTCGGGGAGCGTGAAGAGGCGCGGTCGTGCCTCATGTTGGTGTAGACCTGACCGGGGGGTCCCATGGACCGGCAAACAAGGGAATACCTGAGGGGCTTCGAGCGGGCCGCGTTGCTTGTTCAACGCGTACTGAGCGACCCGCCGTCCTACAAGAACGCCGAGAGCTACGTCGAGGATGTAGCCGATCTCCATGTCCGGGCGAATGACCTACTGCGGCGTGGGATTGCCGTGGGGTGTCTGTCCGCGTTGGGAAGGTAGTAAGGCGCTCGGATGATCGGGGGCCTCATTGATCGAGCGTCTCAGGGAAGGACGATGTCCGGGAGACGCGGAAGGTGAAGGCCACTGAGCCTAGACGGAATTCGTCTCCATCCGCTAGGCGCGTCGGACTTGCGAGCCGCTCTCCCAGGGTGAAGGTCCCGTTGCGGCTTCCCAGGTCCTCGAGGATCGCCTGCCCATCCGAGATCCGCAGGCGGGCGTGGCGGCGGGAGACACCCGCCGCGTCGAGGGGCACGATCGAGTTAGGGTGACGGCCGAGGAGGTACTCGCCCTCCGCTAGGGCCACCAACCCTCCCTCCCACGCCAGGCGATAGACAAAGGGACGGTCGGCCTCCGGAAAGGCTGCGGGTCCGAGCTCGCCTGCTTCGCCGCAGAACGCGTAGCCAAACCCATGGACGGTGCGAACGAACAGCGGGTTTCGCGCCCTGTCCCCGACCGCGGTGCGGAGCTCGGCGACCAAGTTGGGGAGATTGGCCTCCAGCACGTGGGTATCGGGCCAGAGACGCTTCTGGAGCTCCGCCTTGGCTACCACCCGGGGCCGCTGCTCCAAGAGCGCCTGGAGCAGCTCAAACACTTTGGGCGTCAGGTGGACCGGCTGGCCCGCCCGCCGGAGCTGCCGCGTCTCTGTGTCCAGCAAGCAATCGCCGAAGAGGAGCCGCACCTTTAATGCCCTCCTGGGTACGGCATGAGAAGCCCAGGCTCCCTTTCTCTGGCCCGAGTGGCGTCTTGATTATCGCGCG from the Vicinamibacteria bacterium genome contains:
- a CDS encoding Ppx/GppA phosphatase family protein; its protein translation is MRIAAIDLGSNSIHMVIVEVTASGGFRVVAGEKEMVRLGAFTLSRGRLPAVAISRGLDVLKKYARLAETQGAEKIIAVATSAIREARNGEDFLDRVGREIGVWPRAITGEAEARLVYLAALHSIHLEGKRALVLDIGGGSVELALGKGSQLEWAASKKLGVLRMAEQFVKSDPLTKKSEERLARHVREAVEPDVERVRGTNVEVAIGTSGTILALGAMAHQMETGRPAETLHHLSVKANTLHALRQRLVAADFKERLRMPGMDELRADVIPAGAVILDTILDLLGIEELVLCEWALREGILIDYIQRHPRSLARAEAYPDVRRRSVIALAERCLYDEPHARHVATLATSLFDQTRDRHGLSDGDRALLEYAALLHDIGHHISYPGHHKHTYYLIKNGDLRGFHPAEIEVVANVARYHRRGEPRRKHAAFAALPRDSRRTVRVLAGFLRVADALDRSHRQVVRRLAVSERAGLLRVRGEAKGDYELEIWGAGRRTQLLEKALGLAVRVDMSAEVRPRRLRAVRP
- a CDS encoding BtaA family protein, whose product is MSQRRMPDLQSGTWLGWRVFEAVSRNSLIYNQCWEDPAVDRQALTLTPADRVLVITSAGCNALDYALLGARVLAVDQNPRQNYLLELKRAGIRALDFESFFALFGQGGCGRARQIYSALRPALSEPARGFWDREVRLFEPARARGQSFYYGGTSGLVALAVQWYVEHVAKVWEIVERILAAATIEHQVGIYRSELRHRLFGAHLLRLLGSSTVLALLGVPAPQRRMVHAGSGGFAGFIHSCLDHVMSVSLLRQNYFYSVYLNGRYTRESCPEYLKEANFARLKAGLVDRIETFTGTVTQCLARQEEPVTAFVLLDHMDWMAPQPRLLEEEWARIFAIAAPGARVIFRSGGPDARFLPASILRRLAFARERAAALHRQDRVGTYGSFHIASFANV
- a CDS encoding class I SAM-dependent methyltransferase, whose protein sequence is MSDASTLDRLGLEALDRFYRRQAGIYDWTRPFILFGRREIVAGLAAGPGNRALDVGCGTGWNLGSLARTGAEVVGIECSPAMLQRAGQRVARLGRKFRVSLDPRPYGTRADYRDQADRILFSYSLSMMPPYLEILANARADLRAGGRIGVVDFLDALPPVAQALARSHVALGRERLDELRRLFPNHFLKICGTGLWRYFLFWGEAG
- a CDS encoding FHA domain-containing protein, with translation MRLLFGDCLLDTETRQLRRAGQPVHLTPKVFELLQALLEQRPRVVAKAELQKRLWPDTHVLEANLPNLVAELRTAVGDRARNPLFVRTVHGFGYAFCGEAGELGPAAFPEADRPFVYRLAWEGGLVALAEGEYLLGRHPNSIVPLDAAGVSRRHARLRISDGQAILEDLGSRNGTFTLGERLASPTRLADGDEFRLGSVAFTFRVSRTSSFPETLDQ